A portion of the Chondrinema litorale genome contains these proteins:
- a CDS encoding 2Fe-2S iron-sulfur cluster-binding protein, protein MDIINITIIDRQGNTLETEAPTDMNLNLMELCKANELPVQGTCGGMCLCSTCHVYVESEHDLPEMSETEEDMLDNAFFVDDDKSRLGCQLKITPELHGLVVKLAPEAE, encoded by the coding sequence ATGGATATCATTAACATTACTATCATTGACAGACAAGGAAATACTTTAGAAACAGAGGCTCCGACTGACATGAACCTAAACTTAATGGAGCTTTGCAAAGCAAACGAACTACCTGTGCAAGGTACTTGTGGCGGTATGTGTTTGTGTTCAACTTGTCATGTTTATGTTGAAAGCGAACATGATTTACCCGAGATGTCAGAAACTGAAGAAGATATGCTAGACAATGCTTTTTTTGTAGATGATGACAAAAGTAGATTGGGTTGTCAGCTTAAAATAACTCCAGAATTACATGGTTTGGTGGTAAAATTGGCACCAGAAGCAGAATGA
- a CDS encoding FecR family protein yields MDDKYWNMIVKYLGDECDQEERDEIEQLLEIDTEFKEAFDEANSIWVKAPTTKSLFANSDQNISVDFSVDSILSKIDDRVEYLEKENITHHLTISKPFYQRREVLISGVAASLLLLIGFFYTLPSIEEDTTGTPVAITSIENPKGSKAKLVSLPDGSNIFLAGGSSVSYNPDEFTNTQRLVKLDGEAYFEVAKNPQRPFSVLTDKTETRVLGTAFNIKAYKALNNIVLTVTEGKVRFSELAAVNKQHTSVNLVKNEEVVFDRVKNKFNDVKKLSAVNTTIWKKHQIVFEDNTLDEAAVILENRFNKQIVVQGENLAGRKITGNFADRNLQEILEVISIALEVDYEITNTQVKLTNKKL; encoded by the coding sequence ATGGATGACAAATACTGGAATATGATTGTAAAATATCTCGGTGATGAATGTGATCAGGAGGAAAGGGATGAGATAGAACAATTACTAGAGATAGATACAGAGTTTAAAGAGGCGTTTGATGAGGCAAATTCCATATGGGTAAAGGCACCAACTACCAAATCGCTTTTCGCAAATTCTGATCAGAATATTAGTGTGGATTTTTCGGTTGATTCAATTCTTTCTAAAATCGATGACAGAGTTGAATATCTGGAAAAAGAAAACATAACACATCATTTAACAATCTCAAAACCATTTTATCAGCGTAGAGAAGTGTTAATTTCTGGTGTTGCAGCATCCTTACTATTACTGATCGGATTCTTCTACACATTACCTTCAATAGAAGAAGACACAACTGGTACGCCAGTGGCAATTACAAGTATTGAAAACCCTAAAGGCAGTAAAGCTAAGTTGGTTTCTTTACCAGATGGTAGCAATATTTTTCTTGCTGGTGGTTCAAGCGTTTCTTATAACCCAGATGAGTTTACTAATACTCAGAGGTTAGTTAAGCTAGATGGTGAAGCTTATTTTGAAGTAGCTAAAAATCCTCAAAGACCATTTTCTGTATTAACTGATAAAACAGAAACAAGAGTTTTAGGTACAGCATTCAATATAAAAGCTTATAAAGCTCTTAACAATATTGTGCTTACTGTAACTGAAGGTAAAGTTAGATTCTCGGAGCTAGCTGCAGTTAACAAACAGCATACATCAGTTAACTTAGTTAAAAACGAAGAAGTAGTTTTTGACAGAGTAAAAAATAAGTTTAACGATGTAAAAAAACTTAGTGCAGTAAATACTACTATATGGAAAAAACACCAAATAGTTTTTGAAGATAATACTTTAGATGAAGCTGCTGTAATACTAGAAAATAGATTTAATAAGCAAATCGTAGTGCAAGGTGAGAACTTAGCAGGCAGAAAGATTACAGGAAACTTTGCAGACAGAAATCTACAAGAAATTCTTGAAGTAATAAGTATTGCTCTTGAAGTCGATTATGAGATAACAAATACTCAAGTAAAATTGACAAATAAAAAACTTTAA
- a CDS encoding RNA polymerase sigma-70 factor, translated as MPEFDLFNENAILEGIKKGNRKIWAQVISAFYEPIFYFILGMVKQKEMAEELTQDVFANFWIKREDINIETSLKSYLYRFARNHTLNFIKRSKFELDYYKNLSKTLTEHHTETEDNIQFTELDRLLKKEIENLPEECREIFKLSRYEELSYKEIADTLEIPVRRVHYQIGIALKTIREKLKKQYGKEFFPVLLIVFMYLLNKF; from the coding sequence ATGCCAGAGTTTGATCTATTTAATGAAAATGCCATTTTAGAAGGTATAAAAAAAGGTAATCGTAAAATTTGGGCACAAGTTATCAGTGCTTTTTACGAGCCTATTTTTTACTTTATATTAGGAATGGTAAAGCAAAAAGAAATGGCCGAAGAACTTACTCAGGATGTATTTGCTAATTTCTGGATAAAAAGAGAAGACATAAATATAGAGACTTCTCTAAAGTCATATTTGTACAGATTTGCACGAAATCACACATTAAACTTTATAAAGCGATCTAAGTTTGAGTTAGATTACTATAAAAACCTGAGCAAAACCCTTACAGAGCATCATACAGAGACCGAAGATAACATCCAGTTTACCGAGTTAGATAGATTACTGAAAAAAGAAATTGAAAACCTACCAGAAGAATGTCGAGAAATATTTAAATTGAGCAGGTATGAGGAACTATCTTACAAAGAAATAGCAGATACACTCGAAATTCCTGTAAGAAGAGTACATTATCAAATAGGCATTGCTTTAAAAACCATTAGAGAAAAGCTGAAAAAACAATATGGAAAAGAATTTTTTCCGGTTTTGCTTATTGTATTCATGTATTTATTAAATAAATTTTGA
- the mutY gene encoding A/G-specific adenine glycosylase, translated as MENISSKLISWYHKNKRDLPWRNTTDPYKIWLSEIILQQTRVAQGLPYYLKFTEKYPTVETLAKASEQEVLRLWQGLGYYSRARNMHAAAKYIVTNLEGKFPEKFTEIKKLKGVGDYTAAAIASFAFKEKVAVVDGNVYRVLARIFGIDKDINSNDGKKEFAKTAALLIPEDEPDTYNQAIMEFGALHCTPANPNCLFCPFTQACVARLTQKQDKLPVKIKKLKTKKRFFHYIVVEHQDQLLMKERQAGDIWQGLFDFPIIEATETIDESAVIEQLQSNYIKEFEVQSISKEFKHILTHQHIYAKFFLIKTQKEKQLKSFIAHYGAKLYNQEKIEEIPKPVLVSKYLKEYIF; from the coding sequence ATGGAAAACATTTCATCGAAGCTAATTTCTTGGTATCATAAAAATAAAAGAGACTTACCTTGGCGTAATACTACAGACCCCTACAAAATATGGTTGTCTGAAATTATACTTCAACAAACCCGAGTAGCGCAAGGACTTCCTTATTATTTAAAATTCACAGAGAAATATCCAACTGTAGAAACTTTGGCAAAAGCATCTGAACAAGAAGTTCTAAGGCTTTGGCAAGGCTTAGGTTATTATAGCCGTGCTCGAAATATGCATGCGGCAGCAAAATATATTGTAACAAATTTAGAGGGCAAATTCCCAGAGAAATTTACAGAAATAAAAAAATTAAAAGGTGTAGGAGATTATACTGCTGCTGCCATTGCTTCATTCGCTTTTAAAGAAAAAGTGGCAGTGGTTGATGGAAATGTTTATCGGGTTTTAGCCAGAATTTTTGGTATCGATAAAGACATAAATAGCAACGATGGGAAAAAAGAATTTGCCAAAACTGCTGCTCTGTTAATTCCTGAGGATGAACCTGATACTTATAACCAAGCAATTATGGAGTTTGGGGCATTACACTGCACACCAGCAAACCCTAACTGCTTGTTTTGCCCATTTACTCAAGCTTGTGTAGCGAGGCTTACTCAAAAACAGGATAAACTGCCTGTTAAAATCAAAAAGCTAAAAACAAAAAAAAGATTTTTTCATTACATTGTTGTAGAGCATCAAGATCAATTATTAATGAAAGAAAGGCAAGCTGGAGATATTTGGCAGGGTTTGTTCGATTTTCCAATAATTGAAGCAACTGAAACTATTGATGAAAGTGCAGTTATTGAGCAACTTCAATCTAATTATATCAAAGAGTTTGAAGTACAAAGTATTTCAAAAGAATTCAAACATATACTTACGCATCAACATATTTATGCAAAATTTTTTCTAATAAAAACTCAAAAAGAAAAACAATTAAAATCATTTATAGCTCATTATGGCGCTAAACTATATAATCAAGAAAAAATTGAAGAAATACCTAAACCAGTTTTAGTTAGTAAGTATTTGAAGGAATATATTTTTTAG
- a CDS encoding single-stranded DNA-binding protein, whose amino-acid sequence MAGVNKVILIGNLGQDPEVRHLESGSVVARLNIATTESYKDRSGNRVDNTEWHDVEMWDGLAKVAESYLRKGDSIYIEGKIRTDKWEDKEGNPRKTIKIRAINMTMLSKGQSTPGNESQSSPKFEEPTAQIEAPGGDADDLPF is encoded by the coding sequence ATGGCAGGTGTAAATAAAGTAATTCTAATAGGAAATTTAGGTCAGGATCCTGAAGTAAGGCATCTTGAAAGTGGGTCTGTTGTAGCCAGATTAAATATTGCAACCACAGAAAGTTATAAAGACAGATCTGGTAATCGTGTTGATAATACTGAATGGCATGATGTAGAAATGTGGGATGGCCTTGCAAAAGTTGCTGAATCATACTTAAGAAAAGGAGATTCCATTTATATTGAAGGTAAAATTAGAACAGACAAGTGGGAAGACAAAGAGGGTAACCCAAGAAAAACCATTAAAATAAGAGCGATCAATATGACAATGCTGTCTAAAGGCCAGTCAACTCCTGGAAACGAAAGCCAATCTTCTCCAAAGTTTGAAGAACCTACCGCTCAAATAGAAGCACCAGGTGGAGATGCAGATGATTTACCATTTTAA
- the gldE gene encoding gliding motility-associated protein GldE, with the protein MEEGSSILSEADPYIHTLGAILSLPVIVYPIFFASLILLLLSALISGSEVAFFSLSPKQLESCKNSNKPNSVSIVRLLSNPKLLLATILILNNLVNVALVTLSTYATWEISGRDNENAVFILTILVTAAIVFFGEIVPKIYATEKNLSFARMTSRVLYIASTILKPFSWFLMIISDRLERRFQHSGYDVSMNELKQVVDMTTTGNEDKELLKGIVSFGTKTVKQIMCSRIDITAVDVEDDFHQLMDKVNKCSYSRIPIYNETIDKIEGILYVKELLPFIDRDENFEWQQLFKRNPFFVPESKKIDELLRDFQQKRVHMAIVVDEYGGTSGLITMEDIIEEIVGEINDEFDDDEGLEFKRLEKNLFTFEGKTSLNDFCKVVKVDPSIFDGAKGESESLGGLLLELFSRIPNSGETYDFKNFRFTVVSVDKKRIKSVRVLIRDKSVYPPQADVSP; encoded by the coding sequence TTGGAAGAAGGCAGTAGTATTTTATCTGAAGCTGACCCGTATATACATACGTTAGGCGCCATATTATCTTTACCGGTAATAGTATATCCCATATTTTTCGCATCATTAATATTATTGCTACTTTCTGCGCTTATATCTGGCTCAGAAGTAGCCTTTTTTTCTCTTTCACCCAAACAATTAGAAAGTTGTAAAAATAGTAACAAGCCTAATTCTGTAAGCATTGTTAGATTACTATCTAACCCTAAGTTATTACTTGCAACTATTCTTATTCTAAACAATTTGGTAAATGTTGCACTGGTTACACTTTCAACTTATGCAACATGGGAAATTTCTGGAAGAGATAACGAAAATGCGGTTTTCATTTTAACCATTCTGGTTACTGCAGCAATTGTGTTTTTTGGTGAAATAGTACCCAAAATTTACGCTACAGAAAAGAATCTTTCTTTTGCCAGAATGACATCTAGAGTCTTATACATCGCATCTACTATTTTAAAGCCTTTTTCGTGGTTTCTAATGATTATTAGCGACCGACTAGAAAGGAGGTTTCAACACTCTGGTTACGATGTATCAATGAATGAATTAAAGCAAGTGGTGGATATGACTACTACTGGCAACGAAGATAAAGAACTGCTTAAAGGTATCGTAAGTTTTGGTACAAAGACGGTTAAGCAGATTATGTGCTCTCGTATAGATATCACAGCAGTTGATGTAGAAGACGATTTCCATCAACTAATGGATAAAGTAAATAAGTGTTCTTATTCAAGAATACCGATCTACAACGAAACCATAGATAAAATAGAAGGCATTCTTTACGTAAAAGAGTTACTCCCTTTTATAGATAGAGATGAGAATTTTGAATGGCAACAGTTATTTAAAAGAAACCCGTTTTTTGTGCCGGAGTCTAAAAAGATTGATGAGCTCTTAAGAGACTTTCAGCAAAAAAGAGTACATATGGCCATTGTAGTAGACGAATATGGTGGTACTTCTGGCCTTATCACAATGGAAGACATCATCGAAGAAATTGTAGGTGAGATAAACGATGAGTTTGATGACGATGAAGGTCTTGAGTTTAAAAGACTCGAAAAAAACCTTTTTACTTTTGAAGGTAAAACATCTCTTAACGACTTCTGTAAAGTTGTGAAAGTAGACCCTTCTATATTTGATGGAGCAAAAGGTGAAAGTGAATCATTAGGAGGGTTATTGTTAGAGTTATTCTCAAGAATACCGAACTCTGGAGAAACTTACGATTTTAAAAATTTTAGATTTACAGTGGTCTCTGTTGATAAGAAAAGAATTAAAAGTGTAAGGGTACTAATCAGAGATAAAAGCGTTTATCCACCACAAGCTGATGTAAGTCCATAA
- the gldD gene encoding gliding motility lipoprotein GldD yields the protein MSFKRTKEIILITSIFSILLIACGGEQAYLPKPKGYHRIELPEHSYVKLDSALPYTFEYSKHAKVIPDSSFMTEPYWIEVFYPAFDAKLTITYKSVKNNIDSLIQMSNDSHRLTTKHHVKATSIEDYVTKTPKGITAVVFELEGDVPSQFQYYATDSTENFFRAALYFPVATKNDSLKPVIEYVKVDMMHMLNTLEWKKL from the coding sequence ATGTCTTTTAAAAGAACTAAAGAAATCATCCTCATCACTTCAATTTTTTCAATACTTTTAATTGCATGTGGTGGTGAGCAAGCTTATTTACCAAAACCAAAAGGTTACCATAGAATCGAACTTCCCGAACACAGTTATGTAAAGCTCGATTCTGCTTTGCCTTATACTTTTGAATATTCGAAGCATGCCAAAGTAATTCCAGACTCTTCTTTTATGACAGAGCCCTATTGGATCGAGGTATTTTACCCAGCCTTTGATGCCAAGCTTACAATTACTTATAAATCTGTAAAAAACAATATCGACTCATTAATTCAGATGTCAAACGATTCTCATAGGCTTACTACTAAACACCATGTGAAAGCAACATCAATTGAGGATTATGTAACAAAAACTCCTAAAGGAATTACTGCTGTTGTTTTCGAATTAGAAGGTGATGTACCAAGTCAGTTCCAGTACTATGCAACAGATTCTACTGAGAACTTTTTTAGAGCTGCTTTATATTTTCCGGTAGCTACAAAAAACGACTCTCTTAAGCCTGTTATTGAGTATGTAAAAGTCGACATGATGCACATGCTTAATACATTAGAGTGGAAGAAACTTTAA
- the pgl gene encoding 6-phosphogluconolactonase — protein sequence MENHIIKIFNDATEASEFAASLIATSSKEAINQHDRFDFVLTGGSSPVKLYKLLTEEPSKSKIDWKKTHVYHGDERFVPYESDLSNTRMADEILLNHLDIPSQNVHKIDTSLENVEAAAADYEKVIKEETGNNVLPVLDLILLGVGDDGHTASLFPGTQVVHEKDKLVSTSYNAEQETERVTLTAPIINEAKLIAPMVFGKKKAETIKEILEGEFNPDVYPAQLLRQAKGTVYWILDKESASLLS from the coding sequence GTGGAAAACCATATAATTAAAATATTCAACGATGCTACAGAAGCTTCTGAGTTTGCAGCTTCACTTATTGCCACCTCTTCTAAAGAAGCCATTAATCAACACGATAGATTTGATTTTGTATTAACTGGAGGAAGCTCTCCAGTAAAATTGTACAAGCTGCTAACAGAAGAGCCATCAAAATCTAAAATCGACTGGAAAAAAACGCATGTTTACCATGGTGACGAAAGATTTGTGCCTTACGAAAGTGATTTGAGCAATACTCGCATGGCAGATGAAATTTTATTGAATCATCTTGATATTCCATCTCAAAATGTCCATAAAATAGATACTAGCTTAGAAAATGTAGAAGCTGCTGCTGCCGACTATGAAAAAGTAATTAAAGAAGAAACAGGCAACAATGTATTACCTGTACTAGATTTAATTTTACTAGGTGTAGGAGACGATGGTCACACGGCATCTTTGTTTCCAGGGACTCAGGTTGTGCACGAAAAAGACAAACTTGTATCTACATCTTATAATGCCGAGCAAGAAACCGAAAGAGTAACCCTTACTGCTCCAATTATAAATGAAGCCAAACTCATTGCTCCAATGGTATTTGGTAAAAAGAAAGCAGAAACCATTAAGGAAATATTAGAAGGTGAATTTAATCCTGATGTTTATCCGGCTCAATTATTAAGACAAGCCAAAGGAACGGTATACTGGATTTTAGACAAAGAGTCTGCCTCACTTTTATCTTAA
- a CDS encoding UPF0158 family protein → MKKTRKDLIKKVQDAYEVGGFKYYLEKNTWEVLSYPDDENVVFSDLDLYEDVLSKLQANVESYVEIPLPSSSEVFIIMEDFTDTIHNLFQQDMLMRAINGPKPYKQFRFALEDTGLLKDWHQFRDNAYKKIADQWVDEFLERYEQKVS, encoded by the coding sequence ATGAAAAAGACTAGAAAAGACCTCATCAAAAAAGTTCAGGATGCTTACGAAGTTGGTGGATTTAAATATTATCTAGAAAAAAATACTTGGGAAGTATTGAGTTACCCTGACGATGAAAATGTAGTTTTTTCGGATTTAGACCTCTATGAAGATGTATTGAGTAAATTACAAGCTAATGTTGAAAGTTATGTAGAAATACCCTTACCTTCATCCAGCGAGGTTTTTATAATAATGGAAGACTTTACAGACACCATCCATAACCTCTTTCAGCAAGATATGCTGATGAGAGCTATAAATGGTCCTAAGCCTTATAAACAGTTTCGTTTTGCTTTAGAAGACACCGGGTTACTAAAAGACTGGCACCAATTCAGAGACAATGCCTATAAAAAAATTGCAGATCAATGGGTTGATGAGTTCTTAGAGAGGTATGAGCAAAAAGTGTCTTAA
- a CDS encoding alpha-isopropylmalate synthase regulatory domain-containing protein, whose product MKVEVMDTTLRDGEQTSGVAFSPTEKLNIAKILLEEVKVDRLEVASARISEGEFEGVKKIVSWAEEKGFLNQIEVLGFIDGTKSLDWMQNAGAKVINLLSKGSLNHLEGQLRKTKEAHLADIRRSLDYAEKLGISVNLYMEDWSNGMKNSPDYVFYMLSELQHENIKRFMLPDTLGVLNPFECNRFFKNIIKEFPNLHFDCHTHNDYDLAVANVMAALDAGAKGVHTTVNGLGERSGNAPLASVVALAHDQMGMETRIDEKKLNKVSRMVEVFSGTRIPSNKPIVGEHVFTQTCGVHADGDSKGNLYFNDLTPERFGRLRKYALGKTSGKASIRKNLEELGIELSPDTMEKVTKKVVELGDKKEGITTEDLPYIISDVMGSEIIKEKIKIHNYFVTHVFNLKPNATLSIEIEGEYYEETSIGDGQYDAFMKALKKIYKRLDKNIATLIDYAVTIPPGGKTNALVETVIKWTFDNREFKTRGLDSDQTSAAIQATMKMLNLIERE is encoded by the coding sequence ATGAAAGTAGAAGTAATGGATACTACTCTCAGGGATGGCGAACAAACTTCCGGAGTAGCATTCAGCCCAACAGAAAAGCTTAACATAGCTAAAATATTACTCGAAGAGGTAAAGGTTGATAGATTAGAAGTAGCCTCTGCCAGAATTTCTGAAGGAGAATTTGAAGGTGTAAAAAAAATTGTTAGCTGGGCTGAAGAGAAAGGCTTCCTTAATCAGATTGAAGTACTAGGCTTTATTGATGGTACTAAATCTTTAGACTGGATGCAAAACGCCGGAGCTAAAGTTATAAACCTACTAAGTAAAGGCTCATTAAATCACTTAGAAGGTCAATTACGAAAGACAAAAGAAGCTCACCTTGCAGATATTAGAAGAAGTCTAGATTATGCTGAAAAATTAGGCATTTCAGTAAACCTCTATATGGAAGACTGGTCTAACGGGATGAAAAACTCTCCAGATTATGTATTCTATATGCTATCTGAACTTCAGCATGAAAATATTAAAAGATTTATGCTGCCAGATACATTAGGTGTATTGAATCCATTTGAATGCAATAGATTCTTTAAAAATATAATTAAAGAATTCCCTAACCTCCATTTCGATTGCCACACTCACAACGATTACGATTTGGCAGTGGCTAATGTAATGGCTGCGCTCGATGCAGGTGCAAAAGGTGTTCATACAACAGTAAACGGACTTGGAGAAAGAAGTGGAAATGCACCACTAGCTAGTGTAGTAGCTTTGGCACACGACCAAATGGGCATGGAAACCAGAATCGACGAAAAAAAGCTGAATAAAGTAAGTCGAATGGTAGAGGTATTTTCTGGAACGAGAATACCTTCTAATAAACCTATAGTTGGTGAACATGTATTTACTCAAACTTGTGGCGTACATGCTGATGGAGACAGTAAAGGCAACTTATATTTTAACGACCTTACTCCTGAGCGCTTTGGCCGACTTAGAAAATATGCCCTAGGGAAAACATCTGGCAAAGCCAGTATACGCAAAAACCTTGAAGAACTTGGCATTGAGCTAAGTCCAGATACAATGGAAAAGGTTACCAAAAAAGTTGTAGAACTAGGTGATAAAAAAGAGGGTATTACTACTGAGGATTTACCTTACATCATCTCAGATGTAATGGGTAGTGAAATCATCAAAGAAAAAATAAAAATACACAATTACTTTGTAACACATGTATTTAACCTAAAACCTAATGCTACTCTAAGTATTGAGATTGAGGGAGAATATTATGAGGAAACATCTATTGGCGATGGTCAATACGATGCGTTTATGAAGGCACTTAAAAAGATTTATAAAAGACTGGATAAAAATATAGCTACGCTAATAGATTATGCAGTAACTATACCTCCGGGCGGAAAAACAAATGCACTTGTTGAAACTGTAATTAAGTGGACATTTGATAATAGAGAATTTAAAACAAGAGGCCTAGACTCTGACCAAACTTCGGCAGCAATCCAGGCTACTATGAAAATGCTCAACTTAATTGAGCGTGAGTAA
- a CDS encoding OsmC family protein, translated as MAHYKATYLGDLRTNVTHIKSGTQIITDAPTDNHGKGEAFSPTDLASASLGSCMATIMGIFANKHEITLPKFHYETEKVMASNPRRIDSIKIHFTFEENTLSDEEKIKLERAAKTCPVALSLHPDIKQEVSFDFN; from the coding sequence ATGGCACATTATAAAGCTACATACTTAGGGGATTTAAGAACCAACGTTACTCATATAAAATCTGGTACTCAAATTATCACCGATGCTCCAACTGATAACCATGGTAAAGGTGAAGCATTTTCCCCAACGGATCTAGCAAGTGCTTCCCTTGGTAGTTGTATGGCTACCATTATGGGTATATTTGCTAATAAACATGAAATTACTCTGCCAAAGTTTCACTACGAAACCGAAAAAGTTATGGCATCGAATCCCAGAAGAATCGACAGCATAAAAATACATTTTACTTTTGAAGAAAATACATTATCTGACGAAGAAAAAATTAAACTTGAAAGGGCCGCTAAAACGTGTCCAGTGGCTTTAAGCCTTCATCCCGATATAAAACAAGAAGTTAGCTTTGATTTTAATTGA
- a CDS encoding Gfo/Idh/MocA family protein produces MEKSRRKFIKTTGAAALGSSLVFNIGLSQKTFAANADTLKVGLVGCGGRGSGAASQALSADSNVVLSAMADIFPDRMQSSLENLKSIHNDKVQVDPEHQFIGFDAYKKLIDSDVDVVLLATPPVFRPDHLEYAIEKGKHVFCEKPMAVDAPGVRKILASAEEAKKKSLSLVSGFCWRYHEPKRETFNRVLDGGIGDVMSVYNTYNTGELWFKDRQPEWNEMQYKLRNWLYYNWLSGDHIMEQAVHSIDMMSWAFGDKLPVKATGTGGRQKRTDEKYGNVYDHFAIVYEYENGGKGFHFSRQQKDTTRSYAVDMIGTKGQCLVDCIKRKHEINAGGEKWRYRGDDYDMYQTEHNELFASIRSGKPINDGEWMSNSTMLALMGRMVAYTGQEVTFEEALNSNEVLSPSNEAIATAFEMGFDWPGNNPAIPGETKFF; encoded by the coding sequence ATGGAAAAATCAAGACGTAAATTTATTAAGACAACCGGAGCAGCAGCATTAGGTTCTTCGCTTGTTTTTAACATCGGTTTATCTCAAAAAACTTTTGCAGCAAATGCTGATACATTAAAAGTTGGTCTTGTAGGTTGTGGCGGTAGAGGTAGTGGAGCAGCAAGTCAAGCTTTAAGTGCAGATAGCAATGTAGTTTTATCTGCAATGGCAGATATTTTCCCTGACAGAATGCAGTCGTCACTCGAAAATCTAAAATCTATTCATAATGATAAAGTTCAGGTAGACCCTGAGCATCAGTTTATAGGTTTTGATGCATATAAAAAATTAATTGATAGTGATGTTGATGTAGTTTTATTGGCAACTCCCCCTGTATTTAGACCAGATCATTTGGAATATGCTATAGAAAAAGGGAAGCACGTTTTCTGCGAAAAGCCAATGGCAGTAGACGCACCAGGTGTTAGAAAAATATTGGCAAGTGCAGAAGAAGCTAAAAAGAAAAGCCTTTCATTGGTATCAGGTTTTTGTTGGAGATATCACGAGCCTAAAAGAGAGACTTTTAATCGTGTATTAGATGGTGGGATTGGAGATGTGATGTCTGTGTATAATACTTACAATACTGGTGAATTATGGTTTAAAGACCGCCAGCCAGAATGGAATGAAATGCAGTATAAACTAAGAAACTGGTTATACTACAATTGGCTCTCTGGTGACCATATAATGGAACAAGCTGTGCATAGTATTGATATGATGTCTTGGGCATTTGGTGATAAACTACCAGTAAAAGCAACTGGAACAGGTGGTAGACAAAAAAGAACTGACGAAAAATATGGTAATGTTTACGATCACTTTGCTATAGTTTATGAATATGAAAATGGAGGTAAAGGGTTCCATTTTAGTAGACAGCAAAAAGATACCACTAGAAGTTATGCCGTAGATATGATCGGTACAAAAGGACAATGTCTGGTTGACTGTATTAAGAGAAAGCATGAAATTAATGCAGGTGGTGAAAAGTGGAGATATAGAGGAGATGATTATGATATGTATCAAACAGAGCATAACGAATTATTTGCTTCTATCAGAAGTGGAAAACCGATTAACGATGGTGAGTGGATGTCTAACAGTACTATGTTAGCGCTAATGGGTAGAATGGTAGCTTACACAGGTCAAGAAGTAACATTTGAAGAAGCCTTAAACTCAAATGAAGTATTGAGTCCTTCAAACGAGGCAATTGCTACTGCTTTTGAAATGGGATTTGATTGGCCAGGAAATAACCCTGCAATTCCAGGAGAAACTAAATTCTTCTAA